Part of the Synechococcus sp. HK01-R genome is shown below.
CGCCAACAGCAGCACGGTGTCAGAGAGGCCACCGAAGGCAGGAATCGGCTGATCCGAGACGATCCCCAGCGCCTCCACCACTTTGCGCATCGCCAAGAAGGCATACCCGATGCCGATGCAGTTGACCGGAAGCGCGAGCAGGAAGGCTTTGATCCCCCGCAACCAGGCGGCGGCTGGCCCGCCGTAGCGCAGCTCTGTAAAGGCGGCGTCAGTCAGCACACCACTGCGCCGCCAAAGCGGCGCGAAGACCACAGCCATTGCCACATGGGCGAGACCAAATCCCCACCACTCCCAGTTGGCCGCAAGCCCACGGGTACCCACGAGACCCGCCACATAGAGGGGCGTATCGATGGAGAAGGTGGTGGCAGCCATCGAGGCCCCAGCCAGCCAGCCACTGAGGCTGCGACCGGCCACGAAGTAGTCGTCCTCTCCACGATTGCGTCGGGCCAGCCAGAGTCCGAGAACCAGGGTCCCCGCCAGATAAAGAACAAGGATCAACCAGTCAATTCCCGCCATGGAGCCCTGCCGGATGGCGGCAGTCTCGATCAAGTGGTGCGATTCCGCCGCAACTGTCCGCAGGCCGCATCCTGATCGAGCCCCCGACTGGCCCGCAGGCTCACCGCCACACCACGGCGTTCGAGGACCTGCCGAAATGCAGCAATCCGCTCAGGGGATGGTCGCTGAAAATCCTCTTCGTCGATGGGGTTGTAGGCGATCAAGTTCACATGGCTCTGAAAGCCACCAACCCGGTCAGCAAGTTCTGCGGCATGACTCGGGGCATCGTTGAGCTCGCCGAGAAGGATGTATTCGAAACTGACGCGTCGTCCTGTGACCGCCAGGTAATGGCGACAGTCATCAAGCAGGGCGTCGTAGGGGTACGCATGGGCGGTGGGGATCAGCTCCTCCCGCAGCCGTTGATTAGGCGCATGCAGGCTCACAGCAAGGGTGAACTGGGCCCGACCCAGGCGACTCATCGCCAGTTCAGCCAGCTGCGGCAAGGTGCGCGGCACCCCCACAGTGCTCACGGTGATCCGGCGCTGACCGATCCCGAGGTCGTCATTGAGACAGCGAATCGCGCCCAGCACGGCGTCGATATTCAGCAAGGGTTCTCCCATCCCCATGAACACCACATGAGAGGGACGGCGATCCATCACCTCGCGAACACTGAGCACCTGATCGACGATTTCGTGGGTGGCGAGGGAGCGTTGGAGGCCCCCCTTCCCGGTGGCGCAGAAACGACAGGCCATGGGGCAGCCCACCTGACTGGAGACACAAACCGTCAGCCGTTGGTCTGTGGGGATGCCAACCGTTTCAATCAACTCACCGTCGTTGGTGGCCAGCAGCAACTTGGTGGTGGCATCAGTAGCAATCCGTCGGTCCTGCTCCTTGAGACGACCGACGGTGACACCTTGCTCCTCAAGAGCGATTCGCCAGGCCTTCGGGAGCACCGTGATCGAGGCCAGATCAGGGGCTCCCTTGGCGTAAAGCCAGTCATGGAGCTGCCGCCCCCTAAAAGCCGGCTGCCCCTGGTCGACAGCCCACTGCTCAAGATCTGCGGCGCTGCGGCCCAGAAGGGCCACCGGCTCCGGAGTCGAGCTCACCAAGTCAGTAGACCGTGGCCCAGCTTGAATTCCACCGCCAACAGAGCAATAAACCCAAGCATGGCCACACGGCCATTGAGCCGTTCCGTATGGAGGTGAAAGCCGTAGCGGGGCTTACGGCGTTTCGGAATCAAGGTGGGCTCAAGCATGACCATGGTCTGCAGCGACATTGAGTCTGATGGCGCTGATCCGACAGCTGTGGACCTTCAGGGCAGAGGGATCACTCATCGCTGAGCAGCCCCTCTTCCTGCAGACCCTCGAGGGCCTCAGCATCGACCACCTGCTCCTCAGCCAGCTCATCGTCAGCTGCAGGACGGGCGAATGCCGCGAAGTTGCTGGCTGCGGCATCGATGCCATGACGACTGCGGGTGGCTTCCAGATCTTCCTCACTGGGGTCATCGAGCACGGCAGAGGCGCTGGCTGCCGGGGCAGCGGGCATCTCCACGGTGTAGTCAGGCCTCAGATTCTGCATGCGTCGGTAACCAGCAGGGTCCTCGGACAGGATGTCGGGGTGTGGACCAGCCTCGGCCCGCAGCTCCTCTTCGAAGCCGCTGAAACCGGTACCTGCTGGGATCAAGCGACCGATGATCACGTTCTCTTTGAGACCGCGCAGCCAGTCGCTCTTGCCTTCGATGGCTGCTTCCGTGAGAACCCTCGTGGTCTCCTGGAAGGAGGCCGCAGAAATGAAGCTGTCGGTGTTGAGCGAAGCCTTGGTGATACCGAGCAACACAGGGGTGAATTCCGCTGGAGCTCCACCGGTGATCGCCATGGCTTGGTTCGTGTCTTCCACCTGACGCAGCTCGATCAGCTCGCCAGGAAGCAGGGTGGTGTCCCCGGCATCTTCGACCCGCACCTTGCTGGTCATCTGACGGACGATCACCTCGATGTGTTTGTCGTCAATCGAAACGCCCTGTGATTTGTAGACGTTCTGAACCTCATTGACGAGGCGGTGCTGCAGTTTGGCAATCGCCTCTTGGGCGGCCTCCATCAGCGGCTTGCGGCTGCGCAGATCCTCGAAGAAACATTCCAGCAACTCATGGGGGTTGATCGGCCCATCGGTAAGCAGCTCACCGGCATGCACTTGTTGACCATCGCTGACCATCACGTTGCGGCCCAGCAGGATCGGATATTCAGAAATCGCATCATCCGCCTCAATCACTGTGACGGTGGTGGATTCATCGTCCTCACCCTGCTTGATCTCAACGGTGCCAGGCTTCTTGCAGAGAATCGCCGATTCCCGTGGCCGACGGGCTTCCAGCAATTCCTCAATCCGGGGAAGACCCTGAACGATGTCACCGGTCTTCTGCCGCTCGAACACCAGGAGGGCGAGACCGTCTCCCCGCTGCACCAGGTCACCATCACGCACGTGCAGAAGGGAATCGGGCGAGATCATGTAGGGGCGGCCGAGTCGGAGGGTGATGCTGCTGCCATTCACGGCCTCCACCTCACCGCAGCAACCAGCCGGCTGACCTGCAGCAATCTCGTCACCATCGACAACCCTCTGCCCCAAGCTGACCAGGACGGATCCCTTAGCCGTGAGGGTTGTGGTGTCCTCCTCTCGCTCGACGATCAGACGACGAACCGGTTCGCCATCCTGCTCTTCAGGCATCTGCACCACACCCTGCTGCTTGCAGAGAATCTGAGTCGTAGCCACCACGTCACCGGCCTTGATCGACTGGCCGTCCTCCACCTGCAGCTCGGTGTGAGTCGAACCATGGCTGGAGTCGGAGATGGTGTCACGACGCACCAGGATGCTTTCAAGAATCACCAGCTGAAGACGTTCGATCGTCTTGGCGCGCTTGTCGGGCACAGCTTCAACGTCCACGGTCATCTGCGGAGTGGTGTCAAAACTTTCCAGCATCAACTGGGTGCGAAGGAGCTCCACACCTTCCACAGACTTCACCAGCTCACCATCCTTAAAGGCAAGTCGCTGGCTGGCTTTTAGCCCCAAGTAGGGCCCCTTGGCCTGCTTGACATGGCTGAGCTCAGGAAGCTGAGCCTCATTGGGAATGGTGTATTCCTCGACAGGGCGGAGCAGAAGGCCCATGCCCTCCGGGGTTTCCACCGACTGCACAAACACCATGGCATCGCTGCTGATGCCCTTAGCGATCGTTTCGCCGGGATTCACCATCACCCCATCACCCTCGAATCGCTCAAGGGCCTTCTTGTCGGAGCAGAGGTGGAAGCTACCGCTGCGCACAATGATTTCGCGCAGGATGTCGTTCTTCTGAGTGACCGTGACGATGCCGGCGGTCTGGCTGAAGATGTCTTTCACCACCTCAGTGCCAGCCTCAATCCACTGGCCGTCCTCAATCATCAACAAGGAGATGTCCTTGTTGATCTCATGGGTTTCCTGAGGGACCCACAGCATGGTCCCGCCCTTGCTCACCTCATATCCGTTCTTCGCGGAGCGGGCTTTTTTGATTGCCAGCCCTGGAGCAAAGCGCACCAGACCACCGGTCTGGGTACGGAAGCGATCATCGGCGAGTTCAGCCACCACTTCACCGGAACCGATCTTGCTTCCAGGAATGGTGTTGAGGCGATAACGGGTGCCGTCCTTGGCCTCGAGATGCCAGATCTCTCCAGCATGGGTGGACTCTCCCAGAAGCTTGAAGTCCTTGAGAGTCATCGCCGTGGTGACGATCTGAACCTCACGGGAATCACCGAGGGAGTCGCGCAGACGCACATCGCCGCCATACTCACTGGCCTGGCTGGCCTCAGCGAGCACCTGGCCCTCGTGGACCGGGGCGGAAGGCTTGACCACAGGGTGTGCATTGGGGGGCAGGTTGTACACATCCCCTGCCAGCACCCACATGCGGCCCAACCTCTGGGCCTTGCGGGTGATATTGCCCTGACGGTCGGTGACCTCCCTGGGCTGAATTGCTTTCTCATAACGCACCTGACCGGCGAGATCACAGATCACGTCTTTGGTGGCTTTCTCAACGCTCTTCTTGACCGCACCAGCGGCAATCTGAGCAACGGTCACATCAGAGGCGATGACCTGGCCGTTGTCGACGAACAGGAGCGAACCGTTGGTGATCTCGATCTTCTGGGGCTTGCCCTTGCCGCTGGGCTGAATCGTGAGGGTGAAGTCCACCTCTGCCTGTTGGGCGTTCACACCATGGGGGGTGCGATACGGACGAACCCGAGCCTTGGCACCGAATTCAACCGTGCCCTCGAGCTTCGAACGAACCACACCGGTCTCGGCTGTAGACACACCACCGGTGTGGAAGGTGCGCATCGTGAGCTGGGTTCCGGGTTCACCAATCGACTGAGCCGCGATGATTCCCACCGCTTCTCCGAGATCCACCAGCTCGTTATGGGCCAAGGCCCAGCCGTAGCACTTACGACAAACGGAGCGATTGGCTTCACAGGTGAGGGGTGAACGCACGCTGACCGCAGCGACACCGGCCTTCTCAAATGTTTTGGACAGAGGCGGATCAATCTCGGTGTCGCGTTCCGCCAGCACCGTTCCTTCAGCGTCGAGCACCTGATCGGCAGTCAGACGTCCGATCAGACGGCTGCCATAACGACCATCCTCCGCTTTAACGAGGATCGAACGCGTGGTGCCGCAGTCGTCCTCACGCACGATGACGTCCTGAGCCACATCCACCAGACGGCGGGTGAGATAGCCCGAGTCAGCAGTCCGAAGTGCCGTATCCACCAGACCCTTACGGGCTCCATAGGAGGAGATCACGTATTCGGTGACCGTCAGACCCTCGCGGAAGTTGGTACGGATTGGGAGGTCGATGATCTCCCCCTGCGGGTTAGCCATCAGGCCGCGCATGCCCACCAGCTGACGCACCTGGGACATGTTTCCCCTGGCGCCTGAGTTGGCCATCATCCAGACCGAGTTGAGCGGGTCGTTCTGGTTGAAGTTCTTCTTGACCGCATCCACTAGACGCTCATTGGTCTCCGTCCAGGTGTCGATCACCTTGGTGTGACGCTCAACCTCCGTGATCTCCCCGAGGCGATAAGACTCCTCGGTGGCGGTGATCAACTCCTCGGCCTGTCCAAGCAGATCTTGCTTGGCCTCAGGGACTTTGAGGTCGTCGACAGAGATTGAAACGGCCGCCTGAGTGGCATAGCGGAAGCCCAGATCCTTGAGCTGGTCGGCCATTGCAGCGGTGGCGGCGGTGCCATGGGTCTTGTAGGCCCAGGCCACCAGCTGCTTGAGGCCTTTCTTATCCACCACCCGGTTGCGGAACGGGGGTGGGGTCTTGGCCAAAGGGGGAGTCACAGCAGCAGGAGCTGCCTGCTTGCCTTTAGCGGCCTTGCCGGAAGACTTACGGGATTTGGAAGGAGTGGAGGTCATGACAGCGCTCGGTTCGTGAATCGGGGAAAAGTCGTTGCGAAAAAAGGCGTCAGGTGGCCGCCACCGCGTCGATGATCGTGTGGTTCATGACCACGCGTCCGACGGTTGTGAGGATGTAGCGACTGATCAGGGCACCGTCCTCATCGAAACGGTCGCGCCGGAAACTCCACTGCTCAAAGCGGGTTCCATCGCTGAGGGTCTCACTCTTCAAGGGTTCATCACGCTCTTCGTCGTCTTCAACTTCACCGCTGAAGCGAACCCAAACCCAGTCGTGCAGACCGATGCGCTTGTCTTCGAAGGCATGAATCACATCCTCGAGGCCCGCGAAGGTGCGGGAGCGATCACCAAACTCCACAGGCTTTTGATCGGGCTGTAGTGCCGTCAGGTAGTAGGCGCCAAGCACCATGTCCTGGGACGGCGTGATGATCGGCTCGCCCGTAGCAGGAGACAGGATGTTGTTGCTGGCAAGCATCAGCATGCGCGCCTCAGTCTGAGCCTCAATGGCCAAAGGCACGTGCACAGCCATCTGGTCACCGTCGAAGTCAGCGTTGAAGGCCGGACAAACGAGCGGGTGCAACTGAATGGCACGGCCATCAACAAGCTTCGGCTCGAAAGCCTGGATGCCGAGTCGGTGCAGGGTGGGCGCTCGGTTGAGCAGGATCGGGTGCCCCTCAATCACCTCCTGCAAGACCTGCATCACCTCATCGTCTGCACGCTGGATCAGCTTCTTGGCCGCCTTGATGTTGTTGACGATGTTCTGGCGGATCAGGCGATGGATGACGAAGGGCTGGAACAGCTCGATTGCCATCTCCTTAGGCAAACCGCACTGGTGCATCTTCAGCTTCGGACCGACCACGATCACGGAACGACCTGAATAGTCGACGCGCTTACCAAGGAGGTTCTGACGGAAGCGACCTTGCTTGCCTTCGATGATGTCGCTGAGGGACTTCAGCGGTCGGTTATTCGCACCAACCACGGTGCGGCCCCTGCGACCGTTGTCGATCAAGGCATCGACCGCCTCCTGGAGCATCCGCTTTTCGTTGCGGACGATGATTTCGGGGGCGAGGATTTCCTGAAGACGCGCCA
Proteins encoded:
- the rlmN gene encoding 23S rRNA (adenine(2503)-C(2))-methyltransferase RlmN, whose protein sequence is MSSTPEPVALLGRSAADLEQWAVDQGQPAFRGRQLHDWLYAKGAPDLASITVLPKAWRIALEEQGVTVGRLKEQDRRIATDATTKLLLATNDGELIETVGIPTDQRLTVCVSSQVGCPMACRFCATGKGGLQRSLATHEIVDQVLSVREVMDRRPSHVVFMGMGEPLLNIDAVLGAIRCLNDDLGIGQRRITVSTVGVPRTLPQLAELAMSRLGRAQFTLAVSLHAPNQRLREELIPTAHAYPYDALLDDCRHYLAVTGRRVSFEYILLGELNDAPSHAAELADRVGGFQSHVNLIAYNPIDEEDFQRPSPERIAAFRQVLERRGVAVSLRASRGLDQDAACGQLRRNRTT
- a CDS encoding high light inducible protein, which translates into the protein MLEPTLIPKRRKPRYGFHLHTERLNGRVAMLGFIALLAVEFKLGHGLLTW
- a CDS encoding DNA-directed RNA polymerase subunit beta', with protein sequence MTSTPSKSRKSSGKAAKGKQAAPAAVTPPLAKTPPPFRNRVVDKKGLKQLVAWAYKTHGTAATAAMADQLKDLGFRYATQAAVSISVDDLKVPEAKQDLLGQAEELITATEESYRLGEITEVERHTKVIDTWTETNERLVDAVKKNFNQNDPLNSVWMMANSGARGNMSQVRQLVGMRGLMANPQGEIIDLPIRTNFREGLTVTEYVISSYGARKGLVDTALRTADSGYLTRRLVDVAQDVIVREDDCGTTRSILVKAEDGRYGSRLIGRLTADQVLDAEGTVLAERDTEIDPPLSKTFEKAGVAAVSVRSPLTCEANRSVCRKCYGWALAHNELVDLGEAVGIIAAQSIGEPGTQLTMRTFHTGGVSTAETGVVRSKLEGTVEFGAKARVRPYRTPHGVNAQQAEVDFTLTIQPSGKGKPQKIEITNGSLLFVDNGQVIASDVTVAQIAAGAVKKSVEKATKDVICDLAGQVRYEKAIQPREVTDRQGNITRKAQRLGRMWVLAGDVYNLPPNAHPVVKPSAPVHEGQVLAEASQASEYGGDVRLRDSLGDSREVQIVTTAMTLKDFKLLGESTHAGEIWHLEAKDGTRYRLNTIPGSKIGSGEVVAELADDRFRTQTGGLVRFAPGLAIKKARSAKNGYEVSKGGTMLWVPQETHEINKDISLLMIEDGQWIEAGTEVVKDIFSQTAGIVTVTQKNDILREIIVRSGSFHLCSDKKALERFEGDGVMVNPGETIAKGISSDAMVFVQSVETPEGMGLLLRPVEEYTIPNEAQLPELSHVKQAKGPYLGLKASQRLAFKDGELVKSVEGVELLRTQLMLESFDTTPQMTVDVEAVPDKRAKTIERLQLVILESILVRRDTISDSSHGSTHTELQVEDGQSIKAGDVVATTQILCKQQGVVQMPEEQDGEPVRRLIVEREEDTTTLTAKGSVLVSLGQRVVDGDEIAAGQPAGCCGEVEAVNGSSITLRLGRPYMISPDSLLHVRDGDLVQRGDGLALLVFERQKTGDIVQGLPRIEELLEARRPRESAILCKKPGTVEIKQGEDDESTTVTVIEADDAISEYPILLGRNVMVSDGQQVHAGELLTDGPINPHELLECFFEDLRSRKPLMEAAQEAIAKLQHRLVNEVQNVYKSQGVSIDDKHIEVIVRQMTSKVRVEDAGDTTLLPGELIELRQVEDTNQAMAITGGAPAEFTPVLLGITKASLNTDSFISAASFQETTRVLTEAAIEGKSDWLRGLKENVIIGRLIPAGTGFSGFEEELRAEAGPHPDILSEDPAGYRRMQNLRPDYTVEMPAAPAASASAVLDDPSEEDLEATRSRHGIDAAASNFAAFARPAADDELAEEQVVDAEALEGLQEEGLLSDE
- a CDS encoding DNA-directed RNA polymerase subunit gamma; its protein translation is MTNSNLRTENHFDYVKITLASPDRVMEWGQRTLPNGQVVGEVTKPETINYRTLKPEMDGLFCEKIFGPSKDWECHCGKYKRVRHRGIVCERCGVEVTESRVRRHRMGFIKLAAPVSHVWYLKGIPSYVAILLDMPLRDVEQIVYFNCYVVLDPGDHKDLKYKQLLTEDEWLEIEDEIYAEDSEIENEPVVGIGAEALKQLLEDLELEAVAEQLREEIAGSKGQKRAKLIKRLRVIDNFIATNARPEWMVLDVIPVIPPDLRPMVQLDGGRFATSDLNDLYRRVINRNNRLARLQEILAPEIIVRNEKRMLQEAVDALIDNGRRGRTVVGANNRPLKSLSDIIEGKQGRFRQNLLGKRVDYSGRSVIVVGPKLKMHQCGLPKEMAIELFQPFVIHRLIRQNIVNNIKAAKKLIQRADDEVMQVLQEVIEGHPILLNRAPTLHRLGIQAFEPKLVDGRAIQLHPLVCPAFNADFDGDQMAVHVPLAIEAQTEARMLMLASNNILSPATGEPIITPSQDMVLGAYYLTALQPDQKPVEFGDRSRTFAGLEDVIHAFEDKRIGLHDWVWVRFSGEVEDDEERDEPLKSETLSDGTRFEQWSFRRDRFDEDGALISRYILTTVGRVVMNHTIIDAVAAT